In the Azospirillum ramasamyi genome, one interval contains:
- a CDS encoding AAA family ATPase, translating into MRFTGTDRYVATDDLMVAVNAAITLERPLLVKGEPGTGKTVLAVEIARALNKPLLSWHVKSTTKAQQGLYEYDAVSRLRDSQLGEAKVHDIANYIVRGKLWEAFEAPEAPVLLIDEIDKADIEFPNDLLLELDRMEFHVYETRQTIKAEKRPIVIITSNNEKELPDAFLRRCFFHYIRFPDRETMEQIVEVHYPGLKSALLREALNLFYDLREVPGLKKKPSTSELLDWIKLLMVEDVDPETLRAKDARTLIPPLCGALLKNEQDVHTLERLAFLAKRGR; encoded by the coding sequence ATGCGCTTCACCGGCACCGACCGCTATGTCGCCACCGACGACCTGATGGTGGCGGTCAACGCCGCCATCACGCTGGAGCGGCCGCTCCTGGTGAAGGGCGAGCCCGGCACCGGCAAGACGGTTCTGGCGGTGGAGATCGCCCGCGCGCTGAACAAGCCGCTGCTGTCCTGGCATGTGAAATCGACCACCAAGGCGCAGCAGGGGCTTTACGAGTATGACGCGGTCAGCCGCCTGCGCGACAGCCAACTGGGCGAGGCGAAGGTCCACGACATCGCCAACTACATCGTGCGCGGCAAGCTGTGGGAAGCCTTCGAGGCGCCGGAGGCTCCGGTCCTGCTGATCGACGAGATCGACAAGGCCGACATCGAGTTCCCCAACGACCTGCTGCTGGAACTCGACCGCATGGAGTTCCACGTCTACGAAACCCGTCAGACGATCAAGGCGGAAAAGCGCCCCATCGTCATCATCACCTCCAACAACGAGAAGGAACTGCCGGACGCCTTCCTGCGCCGCTGCTTCTTCCACTACATCCGCTTTCCCGACCGCGAGACGATGGAGCAGATCGTCGAGGTCCATTACCCCGGCCTGAAATCCGCCCTGCTGCGCGAGGCGCTGAACCTGTTCTATGACCTGCGCGAGGTTCCGGGCCTGAAGAAGAAGCCGTCCACCTCGGAGCTGCTGGACTGGATCAAGCTTCTGATGGTCGAGGACGTCGATCCGGAAACCCTGCGCGCAAAGGACGCCCGCACGCTGATCCCGCCGCTGTGCGGCGCGCTGCTGAAGAACGAGCAGGACGTTCACACGCTGGAACGGCTGGCCTTCCTGGCAAAGCGGGGGCGGTGA